Proteins encoded by one window of Synechococcus sp. WH 7805:
- the purS gene encoding phosphoribosylformylglycinamidine synthase subunit PurS, with protein MPRFQARVLVQLRPSVLDPAGEATRAAAQRLGVDGITHLRIGKAVELELDAPDEAEARRRVELLSDRLLANPVIENWTLELSQS; from the coding sequence GTGCCGCGTTTTCAAGCCCGCGTTCTGGTGCAACTGCGCCCATCGGTCCTCGATCCCGCGGGAGAAGCCACCCGTGCCGCTGCCCAGCGACTTGGAGTGGATGGGATTACCCATCTCCGCATCGGCAAAGCAGTGGAATTGGAATTGGATGCGCCTGATGAGGCAGAGGCGCGGCGCAGGGTTGAACTGCTCAGTGATCGCCTTCTGGCCAATCCTGTGATCGAGAACTGGACTCTGGAGCTCTCGCAGTCATGA
- a CDS encoding isoprenylcysteine carboxylmethyltransferase family protein, giving the protein MADWTQAFQGWNLSWKSLLSNQQGEWWLVAQLLLIVGHLARPWPSLNALGVHWPLATTMIGLGVLAAGLWMAVQGFRALGPSLSPLPEPKKGAALVTTGVYTHCRHPLYRAVLVCSFGVTLALGSLLHMALLLGLVVVLTGKAHREERELLKCCPNYADYMKTTASIVAHIPGLDWRATGAG; this is encoded by the coding sequence ATGGCGGACTGGACCCAGGCATTCCAAGGCTGGAACCTGAGCTGGAAAAGCCTGCTCAGCAATCAACAGGGGGAATGGTGGCTGGTGGCCCAGCTGCTGCTGATCGTGGGGCATCTGGCTCGTCCATGGCCGAGCCTGAACGCGCTTGGCGTCCACTGGCCGCTGGCAACAACAATGATTGGCCTTGGGGTCTTGGCCGCAGGACTGTGGATGGCGGTTCAGGGATTCCGTGCCCTGGGACCAAGTCTCTCGCCCTTGCCGGAACCCAAAAAGGGGGCTGCACTGGTTACGACAGGGGTGTATACCCACTGCCGCCATCCTCTTTACAGAGCGGTTTTGGTGTGTTCCTTCGGAGTGACCCTCGCCTTGGGAAGTCTGCTGCACATGGCTTTGCTTCTCGGTCTGGTGGTTGTCCTCACAGGAAAGGCGCACCGGGAAGAGCGTGAACTGCTCAAATGCTGCCCCAATTACGCGGACTACATGAAAACCACAGCATCAATCGTGGCTCATATCCCTGGCCTGGACTGGCGCGCAACAGGGGCCGGATAA
- a CDS encoding SDR family NAD(P)-dependent oxidoreductase translates to MRTVLITGASRGIGRSIATLLLSQGHRLCLAVRDPERLRNTGLDPHLHGDALSLCRYDARDPEDAERAVQAVQQAFGALDTLIHCAGILRNTPLLFSDAQSDEPDELWSVNVKGPWWLTRAAWPALVASQKGRIQVLVSMSGKRCKGKLAGYSASKFALMGLCQAMRNEGWDQGIRVTAICPGWVNTDMARATSPLAPELMTQPGDLATLCANLLNLPTSAVPFELSVNATFES, encoded by the coding sequence ATGCGAACGGTTCTGATCACAGGTGCGAGCCGGGGTATCGGCCGGTCGATTGCCACCTTGCTGCTGTCTCAGGGACATCGCCTTTGTCTGGCTGTTCGCGATCCTGAACGCCTCCGCAACACAGGGCTTGATCCGCATCTCCATGGCGATGCCCTCTCGCTCTGTCGCTACGACGCCAGGGATCCAGAGGATGCGGAGCGGGCTGTGCAGGCGGTGCAGCAGGCGTTCGGAGCACTCGACACCCTGATCCACTGCGCAGGAATCCTCAGGAACACACCGTTGCTGTTCAGTGATGCGCAGTCCGATGAGCCCGACGAGCTCTGGAGTGTGAATGTGAAGGGCCCCTGGTGGCTGACGCGTGCAGCCTGGCCGGCGCTGGTGGCCTCACAAAAGGGTCGGATTCAGGTATTGGTCTCCATGAGCGGAAAACGCTGCAAGGGCAAGCTGGCGGGTTATTCGGCCAGCAAGTTCGCCTTGATGGGCCTCTGCCAGGCGATGCGCAACGAAGGCTGGGATCAGGGAATCCGCGTGACCGCCATCTGTCCAGGCTGGGTGAACACCGATATGGCACGCGCAACGAGTCCTCTGGCACCCGAATTGATGACGCAGCCGGGCGACCTCGCGACTCTCTGCGCCAACCTGCTCAATCTGCCGACATCTGCCGTGCCCTTTGAGCTGTCGGTGAATGCCACGTTTGAAAGCTGA
- the cobW gene encoding cobalamin biosynthesis protein CobW, which translates to MAKRLPVTVITGFLGAGKTTVLRHLLTQSGQRLAVMVNEFGTVGLDGDLIRSCGFCPEDEVESRLVELNNGCLCCTVQDDFLPTMETLLERSDQLDGIVVETSGLALPRPLLQALEWPAIRRRVHVNGVVTVVDGEAMSGGSPVGDPEALERQRQEDQSLDHLTAIEDLFEDQLQAADLVLISRSDCLQPPQLETVLEAIEPRLRPGASTLAISRGQVDPALVLGLESLESRQRADHADETGHHDHDHDHHDHDHDHDHDHHDHSHVEAISGQIRLDGSFDRTTLERLLPEFVRTHHVIRLKGRVWLPGKSLPLQIQMVGPRLDSWFEAAPDHAWMPAEGIGLELVVIGLQKGAAESLESRLLTSR; encoded by the coding sequence ATGGCCAAGCGACTTCCCGTCACAGTGATCACCGGCTTTCTTGGCGCCGGTAAAACCACAGTTCTTCGTCACCTTCTCACCCAGAGCGGTCAGCGTCTTGCCGTGATGGTGAATGAGTTCGGCACCGTCGGGCTCGATGGCGATCTGATCCGCAGCTGCGGTTTCTGCCCGGAGGATGAGGTGGAAAGCCGCCTTGTGGAACTCAACAACGGTTGCCTCTGCTGCACCGTTCAGGACGATTTCCTGCCCACGATGGAAACGCTCCTAGAGCGATCGGATCAGCTTGATGGGATTGTTGTTGAAACGAGTGGTCTGGCCCTTCCCCGTCCCCTGCTCCAGGCTCTGGAGTGGCCTGCCATCCGTCGGCGGGTGCATGTGAACGGGGTTGTCACCGTTGTGGATGGTGAAGCGATGAGTGGTGGCAGTCCCGTCGGTGATCCTGAGGCGCTGGAACGTCAGCGACAGGAGGATCAGAGCCTTGACCACCTCACCGCTATTGAGGATCTGTTCGAGGACCAGCTTCAGGCTGCGGATCTGGTGTTGATCAGCCGTTCCGATTGTTTACAGCCTCCGCAATTGGAGACCGTTTTGGAGGCAATCGAGCCGCGGCTGCGTCCCGGTGCGAGCACATTGGCGATCAGCCGAGGGCAGGTTGATCCAGCTCTGGTGCTCGGGCTTGAGTCCCTTGAATCGCGCCAACGCGCTGATCACGCTGACGAAACTGGGCATCACGATCACGATCACGATCATCACGATCACGATCACGATCACGATCACGATCATCACGATCACAGCCATGTGGAGGCCATCAGCGGTCAGATCCGGCTGGATGGATCCTTTGATCGCACCACGCTTGAGCGGCTCCTGCCGGAGTTCGTCCGCACGCATCACGTGATCCGACTCAAAGGTCGTGTCTGGCTTCCAGGGAAGAGCCTCCCTTTACAGATTCAGATGGTCGGCCCCAGGTTGGACAGCTGGTTTGAGGCAGCTCCGGACCATGCCTGGATGCCTGCTGAAGGCATCGGTCTCGAGCTCGTCGTGATCGGCCTCCAAAAGGGTGCAGCGGAGAGTCTCGAGAGCAGGCTTCTGACCAGTCGCTAG
- a CDS encoding pentapeptide repeat-containing protein, giving the protein MPVSALLCNLRRHLTTALLAALVVFTGVLIDGPSVEAITAPELRGQRAVQDITSDMHGRDLKEKEFLKADLREVDLGEADLRGAVINTSQLQGADLRGADLEDVVAFSSRFDGADLRNANFTNAMLMQSRFNDAEIEGTDFTNAVIDLSQLKALCGRASGVNSLSGVSTKESLGCR; this is encoded by the coding sequence ATGCCCGTATCTGCGCTTCTCTGCAACTTGCGTCGCCACCTGACCACTGCCTTGCTCGCCGCTTTGGTTGTATTCACAGGTGTTCTGATCGATGGACCCTCCGTTGAGGCGATCACGGCTCCGGAGCTGCGCGGGCAGCGCGCGGTGCAGGACATCACGTCCGATATGCATGGACGGGATTTAAAGGAAAAGGAATTTCTCAAGGCTGATCTGCGCGAGGTAGATCTCGGGGAAGCCGATCTCCGCGGGGCTGTGATCAACACCTCACAGCTTCAGGGTGCAGATCTTCGGGGCGCTGATCTTGAGGATGTGGTTGCTTTCTCCAGCCGGTTCGATGGGGCCGATCTGCGCAATGCGAACTTCACCAACGCAATGCTGATGCAGAGCCGCTTCAACGACGCTGAGATTGAAGGAACTGATTTCACCAATGCCGTGATCGACCTTTCCCAGCTCAAGGCTCTTTGCGGACGCGCCAGCGGAGTGAACAGCCTCAGTGGTGTGAGCACCAAGGAATCTCTGGGTTGCCGTTGA